From one Streptomyces sp. CA-210063 genomic stretch:
- a CDS encoding nuclear transport factor 2 family protein, translating to MSETLHSAAATVARWRSAEERGDVDAAVACLSPDVVLSSPLTDQFRFEGTDQLRDFLTVAFTAVKDVRYHTQTGEGDTYALVYRARVGSQSFEEVQMLRLDDQARITEITLFGRPMPALTALMHLMGPALARQQGRRGLATLMSVSTMPIHAMVSSGDRSMVAKTRPAARQA from the coding sequence ATGTCCGAGACCCTGCACTCCGCCGCCGCTACCGTCGCGCGCTGGCGCTCCGCCGAGGAACGCGGTGACGTCGACGCCGCGGTCGCGTGCCTGAGCCCGGACGTCGTGCTCAGCTCGCCGCTCACCGACCAGTTCCGCTTCGAGGGAACTGACCAGCTGCGCGACTTCCTGACCGTGGCGTTCACGGCGGTCAAGGACGTCCGGTACCACACCCAGACCGGCGAGGGCGACACGTACGCCCTGGTCTACCGGGCACGGGTGGGGTCCCAGTCGTTCGAGGAGGTGCAGATGCTGCGGCTCGACGACCAAGCACGCATCACGGAGATCACGCTCTTCGGGCGTCCGATGCCGGCCCTCACCGCCCTGATGCACCTCATGGGTCCCGCGCTCGCTCGCCAGCAGGGCCGCCGGGGCCTTGCGACGCTCATGAGCGTCAGCACCATGCCCATTCACGCGATGGTCTCCTCGGGGGACCGCAGCATGGTCGCAAAGACCCGCCCGGCAGCCCGGCAGGCCTGA
- a CDS encoding oxidoreductase codes for MTTNRPVALVTGASSGIGKQTALALVAAGFDVAGTGRDTSRVAPLGGVTFFDLDVVSDKSVTTVVQQVIGRFGRIDVLVNNAGIGSIGAAEETSVAQAQGVFDINVFGVMRMIKEVLPHMRAQGRGRIINLSSVQGFIPAPYMAVYGASKHAIEGYSQSLDHEVRQYGVRSLLVEPAYTNTGFEANSAKPDTPLQTYAGQRHVFDRLMEEAIKGGDDPAVVAKTIVTAATDAKPKLRYAAGPMAGRARMLRFVPAWVLDKQIRTMNKLTG; via the coding sequence ATGACGACCAATCGACCGGTGGCCCTCGTGACGGGCGCGTCCTCCGGCATCGGCAAGCAGACCGCGCTCGCGCTGGTCGCAGCGGGTTTCGACGTGGCCGGCACGGGCCGGGACACCTCGCGGGTCGCCCCGCTCGGCGGTGTGACGTTCTTCGACCTCGACGTGGTCAGTGACAAGTCGGTCACCACGGTGGTCCAGCAGGTGATCGGGCGGTTCGGGCGGATCGACGTCCTGGTCAACAACGCCGGCATCGGCTCCATCGGTGCGGCCGAGGAGACCTCCGTCGCGCAGGCCCAGGGCGTGTTCGACATCAACGTCTTCGGGGTCATGCGCATGATCAAGGAGGTCCTGCCGCACATGCGCGCCCAGGGACGTGGGCGCATCATCAACCTCTCGTCCGTGCAGGGCTTCATCCCCGCCCCCTACATGGCCGTCTACGGCGCGTCCAAGCACGCCATCGAGGGCTACTCCCAGTCCCTGGACCACGAGGTCCGGCAGTACGGCGTCCGCTCGCTCCTCGTCGAACCCGCCTACACCAACACCGGATTCGAGGCCAACAGCGCCAAGCCCGACACCCCCCTGCAGACCTACGCCGGCCAGCGGCACGTCTTCGACCGCCTGATGGAGGAGGCGATCAAGGGCGGCGACGACCCCGCCGTGGTCGCCAAGACGATCGTCACGGCCGCGACCGACGCGAAGCCGAAACTGCGCTACGCCGCCGGTCCCATGGCCGGACGCGCACGCATGCTCCGCTTCGTTCCCGCCTGGGTCCTGGACAAGCAGATCCGCACGATGAACAAGCTCACCGGCTGA
- a CDS encoding TetR family transcriptional regulator encodes MALKGYYDTPVEAIAKRAGVTQLHLFRLFPGEKAIAAALTRSTEDARLAFESVGKRMRGTSGLPRHGQPNEWCAS; translated from the coding sequence TTGGCGCTCAAGGGCTACTACGACACCCCTGTCGAGGCGATCGCCAAGCGTGCCGGTGTCACGCAGCTGCACCTCTTCCGACTCTTCCCGGGCGAGAAGGCGATCGCCGCCGCCTTGACGCGGAGCACGGAAGACGCCCGCCTGGCGTTCGAGAGCGTGGGCAAAAGGATGAGGGGCACGAGCGGCCTCCCGCGCCATGGGCAGCCCAATGAGTGGTGTGCATCGTGA
- a CDS encoding TetR/AcrR family transcriptional regulator has translation MPAAGTSTKSDERRRAIMAAAVDCFAQKGFYGTTTHEIADWVGVSQPYLYRLYPNKEALFAAAVDHVSVVMTETLVAHSPASGGAGPAPEAALDAARGAYAALVADRNILRFLMHANCAVGEPLVEQAVRRCYAKQVDTVRQLLGDDDAVRRWFGAGMLDNVVAVLGLADIDEPWAHVLTAR, from the coding sequence ATGCCTGCCGCCGGTACCAGCACGAAGAGCGACGAACGACGTCGGGCCATCATGGCCGCCGCGGTCGACTGCTTCGCGCAAAAGGGTTTCTACGGTACGACGACGCACGAGATCGCAGACTGGGTCGGCGTCTCTCAGCCGTATCTCTACCGCCTGTACCCGAACAAGGAAGCACTGTTCGCGGCGGCGGTCGACCACGTGTCCGTCGTCATGACCGAAACACTGGTCGCGCACTCGCCGGCCTCGGGTGGGGCCGGACCGGCGCCCGAGGCGGCATTGGATGCCGCACGCGGCGCCTACGCCGCGCTCGTCGCGGACCGGAACATCCTGCGTTTCCTCATGCACGCGAACTGTGCCGTCGGCGAGCCGCTGGTGGAGCAGGCCGTGCGCCGGTGCTACGCCAAGCAGGTTGACACCGTTCGGCAACTGCTGGGCGACGACGACGCCGTGCGACGCTGGTTCGGCGCCGGAATGCTGGACAACGTGGTCGCCGTGCTGGGTCTGGCCGACATCGACGAGCCGTGGGCGCACGTCCTCACCGCTCGATGA
- a CDS encoding nuclear transport factor 2 family protein, protein MTVQEDDAARRAAAQHAVAEHLRLTAAGHTEEWVKLFAPDAVLEFPYAPAGVPQRVTGRDALCAHMSNFPDTFDVEFVDLVFHETVDPSLVIAEFRSKGTALPTGKPYEQTCISVVRTDDDARITHYLDYWNPLVAIEALTPHDVPSDSDLSVTFGG, encoded by the coding sequence ATGACAGTCCAGGAAGACGACGCCGCCCGCCGCGCCGCTGCCCAGCACGCCGTGGCCGAGCACCTGCGCCTCACAGCAGCCGGACACACCGAGGAGTGGGTGAAGCTGTTCGCCCCGGACGCGGTGCTCGAGTTCCCGTACGCGCCGGCCGGCGTGCCCCAGCGGGTAACGGGGCGAGACGCACTGTGCGCGCACATGAGCAACTTTCCCGACACCTTCGACGTGGAGTTCGTCGACCTGGTGTTCCACGAGACGGTCGATCCGAGTCTGGTGATCGCCGAATTCCGCTCGAAGGGCACGGCGCTGCCGACCGGCAAGCCGTACGAGCAGACGTGCATCTCCGTCGTCCGGACCGATGACGACGCGCGCATCACCCACTACCTGGACTACTGGAACCCGCTGGTGGCGATCGAGGCGCTCACGCCCCACGACGTGCCGTCCGACTCTGACCTCAGCGTGACGTTTGGAGGCTGA
- a CDS encoding metal-dependent hydrolase yields the protein MVLQPRDVTFDWSTTPLHWLPGEPFATHTFDVLHLMLPELERWFVRTFEQALPLITDDRLREDVRGFIGQEAMHAEAHQEVLEHLLTKGLDPAPYTRQSEWIFRRVLGDRPELTPAATHAHLLQRLALIAAFEHFTAYMGHWILSNGHLDQAGADPAMLDLFRWHGAEEVEHRSVAFDLLVHLDPRYRRRAVGMLVTTPVLTRLWIRGVRFLMSADPELDDRVKVRFRDYLAAARKDLLPPPGAFARSVLRYFRPGYHPTQEGSTQQAVACRRAAATCAGRW from the coding sequence CTGGTGCTGCAACCCCGGGACGTCACCTTCGACTGGAGCACCACCCCGCTGCACTGGCTGCCGGGTGAGCCCTTCGCGACCCACACCTTCGATGTGCTCCACCTCATGCTCCCCGAACTCGAACGCTGGTTCGTGCGCACCTTCGAGCAGGCACTGCCACTGATCACCGATGACCGGCTGCGCGAGGACGTACGCGGCTTCATCGGCCAGGAAGCGATGCACGCCGAGGCGCACCAGGAGGTCCTGGAGCACCTGCTCACCAAGGGGCTGGACCCGGCTCCGTACACCCGGCAGTCCGAATGGATCTTCCGGAGGGTGCTCGGAGACCGGCCGGAGCTGACGCCGGCCGCCACGCACGCGCACCTGCTCCAACGGCTCGCCCTCATAGCGGCCTTCGAGCACTTCACCGCGTACATGGGGCACTGGATTCTCAGCAACGGGCACCTGGACCAGGCCGGCGCGGATCCCGCGATGCTCGATCTGTTCCGCTGGCACGGCGCGGAGGAGGTCGAACACCGTTCGGTCGCGTTCGACCTGCTGGTGCACCTCGATCCCCGGTACCGGCGCCGAGCGGTCGGCATGCTCGTCACCACTCCGGTGCTGACCCGGCTATGGATCCGCGGAGTCCGCTTCCTGATGAGCGCCGACCCCGAACTCGACGACCGGGTCAAGGTCCGCTTCCGCGACTACCTGGCCGCGGCCCGCAAGGACCTGTTGCCCCCGCCGGGCGCGTTCGCCCGCTCGGTGCTGCGCTACTTCCGCCCCGGATACCACCCGACCCAGGAGGGCTCGACCCAGCAGGCGGTTGCCTGCCGACGCGCGGCTGCCACCTGCGCCGGCCGGTGGTGA
- the ychF gene encoding redox-regulated ATPase YchF yields MSLTIGIVGLPNVGKSTLFNALTKNDVLAANYPFATIEPNVGVVGVPDERLAKLAEIFGSQRVLPATVDFVDIAGIVRGASEGEGLGNKFLANIRESDAICQVIRAFQDENVVHVDGKVSPKDDIETINTELILADLQTIEKVLPRLTKESRIKKDIAPKVAAVEAAKEILEKGDTLFSQGIVQGSGNEELLHDLHLLTTKPFLYVFNVDEDELTDEDFKNEQRALVAPAEAIFLNAKLEQDLAELDDADAMELLESVGAEEPGLATLARVGFNTLGLQTYLTAGPKESRAWTIKKGATAPEAAGVIHTDFQKGFIKAEVISFADLVETGSVAEARAKGKARMEGKDYVMQDGDVVEFRFNV; encoded by the coding sequence GTGTCGCTCACGATCGGAATCGTCGGTCTGCCCAACGTCGGCAAGTCGACCCTGTTCAACGCCCTGACCAAGAACGACGTGCTGGCGGCCAACTACCCGTTCGCCACGATCGAGCCGAACGTCGGCGTCGTGGGTGTCCCGGACGAGCGCCTGGCCAAGCTGGCCGAGATCTTCGGCTCGCAGCGCGTGCTCCCCGCCACCGTCGACTTCGTCGACATCGCGGGCATCGTGCGCGGCGCCAGCGAGGGCGAGGGCCTCGGCAACAAGTTCCTCGCGAACATCCGCGAGTCGGACGCGATCTGCCAGGTCATCCGCGCCTTCCAGGACGAGAACGTCGTCCACGTCGACGGCAAGGTCTCGCCCAAGGACGACATCGAGACGATCAACACCGAGCTGATCCTCGCCGACCTCCAGACCATCGAGAAGGTCCTGCCGCGCCTGACGAAGGAGTCGCGCATCAAGAAGGACATCGCCCCGAAGGTCGCCGCAGTCGAGGCCGCCAAGGAGATCCTGGAGAAGGGCGACACCCTCTTCTCGCAGGGCATCGTGCAGGGCTCCGGCAACGAGGAGCTCCTCCACGACCTGCACCTGCTCACCACCAAGCCGTTCCTGTACGTCTTCAACGTCGACGAGGACGAGCTGACCGACGAGGACTTCAAGAACGAGCAGCGCGCCCTCGTTGCCCCCGCCGAGGCGATCTTCCTCAACGCCAAGCTGGAGCAGGACCTCGCCGAGCTGGACGACGCGGACGCGATGGAGCTGCTGGAGTCGGTCGGCGCCGAGGAGCCGGGCCTCGCGACCCTCGCCCGCGTCGGCTTCAACACCCTCGGCCTGCAGACGTACCTCACGGCCGGCCCCAAGGAATCCCGCGCCTGGACCATCAAGAAGGGCGCCACGGCCCCCGAGGCCGCCGGTGTCATCCACACCGACTTCCAGAAGGGCTTCATCAAGGCCGAGGTCATCTCCTTCGCCGACCTGGTGGAGACCGGCTCGGTCGCCGAGGCCCGCGCCAAGGGCAAGGCTCGCATGGAGGGCAAGGACTATGTGATGCAGGACGGGGATGTCGTCGAGTTCCGCTTCAATGTCTAG
- a CDS encoding DUF6542 domain-containing protein, producing the protein MPNPRLTGLGCGLFCGVTMFALAGLDRLLFGASPILYGVLFLLVSALSAVWVRGGDLASAPVVVPIAFAAGLPLIAGGEDGLGGHLMALITALAMQAGWLYGGTLVAGLIVTVRKVRLMAQRAAERERERVRERIGGQGQVRTPGVAQVRTPGAQTRPPGAQARPPYEGRPVGPRAPRPPAQPRRTVPRSS; encoded by the coding sequence ATGCCGAACCCACGTCTCACCGGGCTGGGCTGCGGATTGTTCTGCGGGGTGACGATGTTCGCGCTCGCCGGCCTCGACCGGCTGCTCTTCGGCGCGTCCCCCATCCTGTACGGGGTGCTGTTCCTGCTGGTCAGCGCGTTGAGCGCGGTGTGGGTGCGAGGCGGCGACCTGGCGAGCGCCCCGGTCGTCGTACCGATCGCCTTCGCGGCCGGTCTCCCGCTGATCGCCGGTGGCGAGGACGGCCTCGGCGGGCACCTGATGGCCTTGATCACCGCCCTCGCCATGCAGGCGGGCTGGCTGTACGGCGGCACCCTCGTCGCCGGGCTCATCGTGACCGTGCGCAAGGTCCGGCTGATGGCGCAGCGAGCGGCCGAGCGGGAGAGGGAACGGGTACGGGAGCGAATCGGCGGGCAGGGTCAAGTCCGGACACCTGGCGTCGCCCAAGTCCGCACCCCTGGCGCGCAAACCCGGCCACCCGGCGCCCAGGCCCGGCCCCCCTACGAGGGCCGGCCGGTCGGGCCCCGGGCCCCGAGGCCTCCGGCCCAGCCCCGCCGTACGGTCCCCCGGAGTTCCTAG
- the ppgK gene encoding polyphosphate--glucose phosphotransferase, producing MHIFGVDIGGSGIKGAPVDLDLGDLADERYKVLTPHPSTPDSVADGVKEVVDHFGWTGPVGITFPGVVTGGATIRTAANVDKSWIDVDARTFLGDRLGGLPVTVVNDADAAGVAEMRFGAGRDRQGTVIMLTFGTGIGSALFCDGVLVPNTELGHLELHGHDAETRASTKAKDDEELTWEHWAKRVTKYLAHVEMLFSPELFIIGGGVSRKSQKFLHLIEDIKAEIVPAQLQNNAGIVGAAMRATKA from the coding sequence ATGCACATCTTCGGCGTGGACATCGGTGGTTCCGGGATCAAGGGCGCTCCCGTGGACCTGGACCTGGGCGACCTGGCGGACGAGCGGTACAAGGTGCTGACCCCGCACCCGTCGACGCCCGACTCGGTGGCCGACGGGGTCAAGGAGGTCGTCGACCACTTCGGCTGGACCGGCCCGGTCGGCATCACCTTCCCCGGCGTGGTCACCGGCGGTGCCACGATCCGTACGGCGGCCAACGTCGACAAGAGCTGGATCGACGTCGACGCACGCACCTTCCTCGGCGACCGGCTCGGCGGCCTGCCGGTGACCGTGGTGAACGACGCGGACGCGGCGGGCGTCGCCGAGATGCGGTTCGGCGCGGGGCGCGACCGCCAGGGCACGGTCATCATGCTCACCTTCGGCACGGGCATCGGCAGCGCCCTCTTCTGCGACGGCGTCCTCGTGCCCAACACGGAGCTGGGCCACCTGGAGCTGCACGGCCATGACGCCGAGACCCGCGCCTCCACCAAGGCCAAGGACGACGAGGAGCTGACCTGGGAGCACTGGGCCAAGCGCGTCACCAAGTACCTGGCCCATGTCGAGATGCTCTTCTCGCCCGAGCTCTTCATCATCGGCGGGGGCGTCAGTCGCAAGTCCCAGAAGTTCCTCCACCTCATCGAGGACATCAAGGCGGAGATCGTCCCGGCCCAGCTGCAGAACAACGCGGGCATCGTGGGCGCGGCGATGCGGGCGACGAAGGCCTGA
- a CDS encoding 4-hydroxy-3-methylbut-2-enyl diphosphate reductase, producing the protein MGDMTASPGRRRVLLAAPRGYCAGVDRAVIAVEKALEQYGAPIYVRHEIVHNKYVVQTLEKKGAIFVEQTEEVPEGNIVMFSAHGVAPTVHDEAQRGKLATIDATCPLVTKVHKEAIRYAGEDFDILLIGHEGHEEVIGTSGEAPDHIQLVDGPEDVAKVEVRDPSKIVWLSQTTLSVDETMETVGALKEKFPLLVSPPSDDICYATQNRQLAVKQMGAEAELVIVVGSRNSSNSVRLVEVAKLAGSREAYLVDFASEIEEAWLEGVETVGVTSGASVPEVLVEEVLEWLAQHGYEDVELVKAAEESITFSLPKELRRDLRAEAATLVAERTGQGPAGA; encoded by the coding sequence ATGGGAGACATGACCGCTTCGCCTGGCCGCCGCCGTGTCCTCCTCGCCGCCCCGCGCGGCTACTGCGCGGGCGTCGACCGCGCCGTGATCGCCGTCGAGAAGGCCCTGGAGCAGTACGGGGCCCCGATCTACGTCCGCCACGAGATCGTCCACAACAAATACGTCGTGCAGACGCTGGAGAAGAAGGGCGCCATCTTCGTCGAGCAGACGGAGGAGGTTCCCGAGGGGAACATCGTCATGTTCTCGGCGCACGGCGTGGCCCCGACCGTCCACGACGAGGCCCAGCGCGGCAAGCTCGCCACCATCGACGCCACCTGTCCGCTGGTCACCAAGGTCCACAAGGAAGCGATCCGGTACGCGGGCGAGGACTTCGACATCCTCCTGATCGGGCACGAGGGCCACGAAGAGGTCATCGGCACGTCCGGCGAGGCGCCGGACCACATCCAGCTCGTCGACGGCCCCGAGGACGTCGCCAAGGTCGAGGTCCGCGACCCGTCCAAGATCGTCTGGCTCTCCCAGACCACGCTCTCCGTCGACGAGACCATGGAGACGGTCGGCGCGCTCAAGGAGAAGTTCCCGCTGCTCGTCTCGCCGCCCAGCGACGACATCTGCTACGCCACCCAGAACCGCCAGCTCGCCGTGAAGCAGATGGGCGCCGAGGCGGAGCTGGTCATCGTGGTCGGCTCCCGCAACTCCTCCAACTCGGTCCGCCTCGTCGAGGTCGCCAAGCTCGCCGGCTCCCGCGAGGCGTACCTCGTGGACTTCGCGAGCGAGATCGAGGAGGCCTGGCTGGAAGGCGTGGAGACCGTCGGCGTCACCTCGGGCGCCTCCGTCCCGGAGGTCCTCGTCGAGGAAGTCCTGGAGTGGCTCGCCCAGCACGGCTACGAGGACGTCGAACTGGTCAAGGCCGCCGAGGAGTCGATCACCTTCTCCCTGCCCAAGGAGCTGCGCCGCGACCTGCGCGCGGAGGCAGCCACCCTGGTCGCCGAGCGCACCGGGCAGGGCCCCGCCGGAGCCTGA
- the xseA gene encoding exodeoxyribonuclease VII large subunit yields the protein MALNTSAESPLPVGEVSRLIGGWIDRLGAVWVEGQITQLSRRPGAGVVFLTLRDPSHDISVGVTCYRQVFDAIADVVSEGARVVVHAKPEWYAPRGQLSLRATEIKPVGVGELLARLEQLKKSLASEGLFAPERKKALPFLPQLIGLVCGRASAAERDVLENARHRWPAVRFEVRNVAVQGVHAVPQVVQAVKELDVLEGVDVIIVARGGGSVEDLLPFSDEQLVRAVASCRTPVVSAIGHEPDTPLLDYVADLRASTPTDAAKKVVPDVGEEYERVQWLRDRARRCVEAFVDREERGLAHALARPSIEDPHRMIDERADQVASLLDRGRRCLGHHLDRAVSELTHTHARVVALSPAATLQRGYAVLQRADGHVVRAPGEVTPEEPLRARVAEGEFVVRVDGAGTVGGDA from the coding sequence ATGGCTCTCAACACGTCCGCCGAATCCCCCCTCCCCGTCGGCGAGGTCTCCCGGCTCATCGGCGGCTGGATCGACCGGCTCGGCGCGGTGTGGGTCGAGGGGCAGATCACGCAGTTGTCGCGGCGCCCTGGCGCGGGCGTCGTGTTCCTTACGCTGCGGGACCCGTCGCACGACATCTCCGTGGGTGTGACCTGCTACCGGCAGGTGTTCGACGCCATCGCGGACGTCGTGAGCGAGGGTGCGCGGGTCGTCGTCCACGCGAAGCCGGAGTGGTACGCGCCGCGTGGGCAGCTGTCGCTGCGGGCCACCGAGATAAAGCCGGTCGGTGTCGGTGAACTGCTGGCGCGCCTCGAGCAGTTGAAGAAGTCACTGGCGAGCGAGGGGCTGTTCGCGCCCGAGCGGAAGAAGGCGCTGCCGTTTCTGCCGCAGCTGATCGGGCTCGTGTGCGGCCGGGCCTCCGCGGCCGAGCGGGACGTGCTGGAGAACGCACGGCACCGCTGGCCGGCCGTCCGCTTCGAGGTGCGCAATGTCGCCGTGCAGGGCGTGCACGCGGTGCCGCAGGTCGTGCAGGCCGTGAAGGAACTGGACGTGCTGGAGGGCGTGGACGTCATCATCGTGGCGCGCGGCGGCGGCAGCGTGGAGGACCTGCTGCCGTTCTCCGACGAGCAGCTCGTACGGGCGGTCGCGTCCTGTCGTACGCCGGTCGTGTCGGCGATCGGCCACGAGCCGGACACGCCGCTGCTGGACTATGTGGCGGACCTGCGCGCGTCCACGCCGACCGACGCGGCCAAGAAGGTCGTGCCGGACGTGGGCGAGGAGTACGAGCGGGTGCAGTGGCTGCGGGACCGCGCGCGGCGGTGCGTGGAGGCGTTCGTGGACCGGGAGGAGCGGGGGCTCGCGCATGCCCTCGCGCGCCCCTCGATAGAGGATCCACATCGCATGATCGACGAGCGTGCCGACCAGGTGGCCTCGCTCCTGGACCGGGGCCGCCGCTGCCTCGGTCACCATCTGGACCGTGCCGTCTCGGAGTTGACGCACACGCACGCGCGCGTGGTGGCCCTCTCCCCCGCGGCGACGCTCCAGCGGGGGTACGCGGTACTGCAGCGGGCCGACGGGCATGTGGTCCGCGCGCCCGGCGAGGTCACGCCGGAGGAGCCGTTGCGGGCGCGGGTGGCCGAGGGCGAGTTCGTCGTCCGGGTCGACGGAGCAGGGACTGTCGGAGGGGACGCATAA
- a CDS encoding exodeoxyribonuclease VII small subunit has product MTSNVSEAGGTTEAAGALEADRALGYEQARDELIEVVRRLEAGGTTLEESLALWERGEELAKVCRRWLDGARARLDAALAEDEERGGEDKRG; this is encoded by the coding sequence ATGACCAGCAACGTGAGCGAGGCCGGCGGGACGACCGAGGCGGCGGGGGCCTTGGAGGCCGACCGCGCCCTCGGGTACGAGCAGGCGCGGGACGAGCTGATCGAGGTCGTCCGCCGTCTGGAGGCGGGCGGTACGACGCTGGAGGAGTCCCTCGCCCTCTGGGAGCGCGGCGAGGAGCTGGCCAAGGTCTGCCGCCGCTGGCTGGACGGGGCCCGGGCGCGGCTGGACGCGGCGCTGGCGGAGGACGAGGAGCGGGGCGGCGAGGACAAGAGGGGTTGA
- a CDS encoding malonic semialdehyde reductase, producing the protein MSLVLDPAAQDLLFREAHTANTFTDEPVTEEQVQAIYDLVKYGPTAFNQTPLRIVLVRSAEARERLVPHMAEGNQAKTATAPLVAILAADNEFHEELPTLFPAFPQAKDLFFAERAARESAAGMNAALQAAYFIIGVRAAGLAAGPMTGFDFAGVQKEFLDDDHTPLMVVNIGRPGEDASYPRSPRLAFDEVITTV; encoded by the coding sequence ATGTCCCTCGTTCTCGACCCCGCCGCCCAGGACCTGCTGTTCCGCGAGGCTCACACCGCCAACACGTTCACCGACGAGCCGGTGACCGAGGAGCAGGTACAGGCGATCTACGACCTGGTCAAGTACGGCCCGACCGCCTTCAACCAGACCCCGCTGCGCATCGTCCTGGTCCGCTCCGCAGAGGCCCGCGAGCGTCTGGTGCCCCACATGGCCGAGGGCAACCAGGCCAAGACGGCCACCGCCCCGCTGGTCGCGATCCTCGCCGCGGACAACGAGTTCCACGAGGAGCTGCCGACCCTGTTCCCGGCGTTCCCGCAGGCCAAGGACCTCTTCTTCGCCGAGCGCGCGGCCCGTGAGTCCGCCGCCGGTATGAACGCCGCCCTCCAGGCCGCGTACTTCATCATCGGCGTGCGCGCCGCGGGCCTGGCCGCCGGCCCGATGACCGGCTTCGACTTCGCCGGTGTCCAGAAGGAGTTCCTGGACGACGACCACACCCCGCTGATGGTCGTCAACATCGGCAGGCCCGGCGAGGACGCGTCCTACCCGCGCTCCCCGCGCCTGGCCTTCGACGAGGTCATCACCACGGTCTGA
- a CDS encoding DUF4245 domain-containing protein yields MKGKQTVRDMVLSLGVVVLAAWVIYLFIPHDETEPELKRVDYRVELLTARRAASYPVAAPEGLPDTWKATSVRFRGDESDHWHLGFHDPDGQYVAIEQSAEKPSRFIQDATQDAKRTEATQRIGDETWTRYEGERYDALVVRREGSTTVIAGTASFDRLTKMAEALKTE; encoded by the coding sequence ATGAAAGGCAAGCAGACCGTTCGCGACATGGTCCTCTCCCTCGGGGTCGTCGTGCTGGCGGCATGGGTCATCTATCTCTTCATCCCGCATGACGAGACGGAGCCGGAACTCAAGCGTGTCGACTACCGCGTCGAACTGCTGACGGCGCGCCGCGCTGCTTCCTATCCGGTGGCCGCGCCCGAAGGCCTGCCCGACACCTGGAAGGCGACGTCCGTCCGCTTCCGGGGTGACGAGTCCGACCACTGGCACCTCGGGTTCCACGACCCCGACGGGCAGTACGTGGCGATCGAGCAGTCCGCCGAGAAGCCGTCGCGGTTCATCCAGGACGCCACCCAGGACGCGAAGAGGACCGAGGCCACGCAGCGGATCGGCGACGAGACCTGGACGCGGTACGAGGGCGAGCGCTACGACGCCCTGGTGGTGCGGCGCGAGGGATCCACGACCGTGATCGCCGGCACGGCGTCGTTCGACCGGCTGACGAAGATGGCCGAGGCGCTCAAGACGGAGTGA